From one Trifolium pratense cultivar HEN17-A07 linkage group LG1, ARS_RC_1.1, whole genome shotgun sequence genomic stretch:
- the LOC123887428 gene encoding wax ester synthase/diacylglycerol acyltransferase 11-like: MALASSRDVDQPLSPAARLFHSPSFNCYVIAIIGCKTNINLQVIREGLCQTLLKHPRFTSKLVKNGRKTRWTQTTIDLDNHIIVPKIDSKPDFPDRFVEDYISNLTKTPLDISKPLWELHLLNIKTSNAESVGIFRIHHSLGDGTSLISLLIAATRKTSDPNALPTVPTTHKRVESVSNGTNCSIVVKFLLSILWGLRLIWNTIVDVLFLVLTILFFKDTQTPLKGAHGVELSTKRFVYRMVSMDDIKLVKAEMKTTINDVLLGLTQAGLARYLSREYGKEYTNDGAAKQRKSSIPNNIRMRASILVNIRPSPGIQDIANMMAEKGKARWGNHMGYIMCPFSIALHEDPLEYVRQAKATIERKKQSLEAICSYAFAKLVLNLFGVKIAGAITRRVLFHTTMAFSNVPGPVEEISFYGHPVAYIAPSVYGHPHALTIHFQSYANQMTISLAVDPTIIPDPYLLCDDLEESLKLICDNVVKKRHITEII, encoded by the exons ATGGCATTGGCATCTTCAAGAGATGTTGATCAACCATTGAGTCCAGCTGCAAGGTTGTTTCATTCACCATCCTTTAACTGTTATGTGATTGCCATCATTGGTTGCAAGACAAACATCAATCTTCAAGTCATTAGAGAAGGTTTATGTCAAACTCTTCTTAAGCATCCAAGATTTACCAGCAAACTT GTTAAGAATGGAAGAAAAACAAGATGGACACAAACAACAATTGACTTAGACAACCACATCATAGTTCCTAAAATAGATTCCAAACCAGATTTCCCAGATAGATTTGTTGAAGACTACATTTCAAATTTGACCAAAACACCACTAGACATATCAAAACCATTATGGGAACTTCATCTTCTCAACATCAAAACCTCAAATGCAGAATCAGTTGGTATATTTAGAATCCATCATTCACTTGGTGATGGTACATCTCTTATATCACTTCTCATTGCAGCTACTCGAAAAACCTCCGATCCTAATGCATTACCAACTGTTCCTACAACTCATAAGAGAGTTGAGTCTGTCTCAAATGGGACCAATTGTTCAATTGTTGTCAAGTTTTTGTTGAGTATTTTGTGGGGGTTGAGGTTGATTTGGAACACTATTGTGGatgttttgtttcttgttttgaCCATTTTGTTCTTTAAGGACACTCAAACTCCTTTAAAAGGTGCACATGGAGTTGAGCTCAGTACCAAGAGATTTGTGTATCGGATGGTTAGTATGGATGACATTAAGCTTGTCAAGGCTGAAATGAAAACG ACCATCAATGACGTTTTGTTGGGTTTGACACAAGCTGGTCTCGCTCGCTACTTGAGTCGGGAATATG GTAAGGAATATACAAATGATGGTGCTGCAAAGCAGAGGAAAAGTAGCATCCCCAACAACATTCGCATGAGGGCATCAATTCTTGTTAACATTAGACCTTCTCCTGGAATCCAG GATATAGCAAATATGATGGCTGAGAAAGGAAAAGCCAGATGGGGTAATCATATGGGATATATAATGTGTCCTTTTAGCATTGCTTTACATGAAGATCCATTGGAATATGTTCGTCAAGCTAAGGCCacaattgaaaggaaaaaacaatCATTGGAAGCTATTTGCTCTTATGCTTTTGCAAAGTTGGTACTCAATTTATTTGGAGTTAAG ATTGCTGGTGCCATTACAAGAAGAGTTCTCTTCCACACTACCATGGCTTTTTCTAATGTACCTGGTCCAGTGGAAGAAATTAGTTTCTATGGACATCCTGTTGCATACATTGCTCCAAGTGTATATGGACACCCACAT gCACTAACCATCCATTTTCAAAGTTATGCTAATCAGATGACTATTTCTTTGGCTGTGGATCCAACCATCATTCCAGATCCTTACCTACTATGTGATGATTTAGAAGAATCACTCAAACTCATTTGTGATAATGTTGTTAAGAAAAGGCATATTActgaaataatttaa
- the LOC123887442 gene encoding protein BOBBER 1-like, with amino-acid sequence MAIISDYQDDEQTKKQTPPSSSSSSSSYSQSKPSKSIPFTSTFDPSNPTAFLDKVFDFIAKESDFFEKDSAEKVILSAGSAAKVKKAKVVAAEKAKIAAEEKAKAEKVAAVAKKDKEDEKKDQESSLAAPNKGNGMDLEKYSWTQTLQELNVNVPVPHGTKSRFLTCEIKKNHLTVGLKGQPPIIDGELYKSIKPDECYWSIEDQSVVSILLTKHDQMDWWKCLVKGDPEINTQKVEPQTSNLGDLDPETRQTVEKMMFDQRQKSRGLPTSEEIQKQEMMKKFMSQHPEMDFSGAKLS; translated from the exons ATGGCGATTATCTCCGATTATCAAGACGATGAACAAACCAAGAAACAAACTcctccatcatcatcatcatcatcatcatcatattctCAATCAAAACCCTCCAAATCCATTCCATTCACTTCCACCTTCGATCCATCAAATCCAACCGCTTTTCTTGATAAGGTTTTCGATTTCATCGCTAAGGAAAGCGATTTCTTCGAAAAGGATTCCGCTGAGAAAGTGATTTTGTCTGCCGGTAGCGCTGCAAAGGTGAAGAAAGCTAAGGTCGTTGCTGCTGAGAAAGCTAAGATTGCTGCTGAGGAGAAGGCGAAGGCTGAGAAGGTTGCGGCCGTCGCGAAGAAAGATAAGGAAGATGAGAAGAAGGATCAAGAAAGTTCATTAGCCG CTCCAAATAAGGGTAATGGTATGGATCTGGAGAAGTATTCTTGGACTCAAACTCTCCAAGAGCTCAATGTGAATGTTCCAGTGCCACATGGAACAAAATCAAGATTTCTCACCTGTGAGATAAAGAAGAACCATCTGACAGTCGGACTCAAAGGCCAGCCACCGATTATTGAT GGGGAGCTATACAAATCTATCAAGCCTGATGAATGTTATTGGAGCATAG AGGATCAGAGTGTGGTTTCTATTCTTTTAACCAAGCATGATCAAATGGATTGGTGGAAATGTTTGGTAAAGGGTGATCCTGAAATTAACACCCAGAAAGTTGAACCTCAGACCAGCAACCTTGGTGACCTCGATCCTGAGACTCGACAAACTGTTGAAAAAATGATG TTTGATCAGAGGCAGAAGTCTAGGGGCCTTCCTACAAGTGAGGAGATTCAAAAACAGGAAATGATGAAGAAATTTATGAGCCAG CATCCTGAGATGGACTTCTCCGGGGCAAAATTATCTTAG